The DNA region TTCGGGAGTATCTTAAATGCAACCACCACAAAAAGATCGGGTTTGAGTGTTCGAAGGTCATCAGCGAGCTTCTCACTCTTCATATCATCGGCGTCGAGTGTTGGCAGGCCGAGCTCCTGTGCCCTTTTTTTGACAGCCGTTGGTTCGGGATCTCCCCTTCGGCGACGGCGCTTATCGCTTCCGCTAACCACGGTTAGAATATTATGACTCGATTTATGAAGCGCCTCAAGAGAAGGAACTGCGAAATCCGGCGATCCCATAAATATAATTCGCAATGGTTTCATCAACTACGCTTTGCTCATTTTCGAAACCAGAGGGTACTCCGTGGGCATCTCTCCGTTCTCTATTTTTTTTAACGCTGAGCGATGCAGGCGGGTTCGAAAACCACTCAGATAATCCAGGAACAGTACACCATCAAGATGGTCAAACTCATGCTGAATGATCCGTGACACCCATCCGCCAAAATCTTCCGTGTGCGACTCAAAATCACGGTCAAGATATTGAACTTTGATATCAACCGGACGTTTTACATCATCGCGAACGTCGGGAATGCTCAGGCACCCCTCTTCCATTTTCACTTTCTCCGGTGAAGTTTCAAGTATAACCGGGTTTATAAATACTTTTGGTCCGCGATCCGGCTCATCAAGTTCTTCGGTGATCACATCAGCATCCATTACAAAAAGCCGGTGAAGGAGTCCTACCTGAGGAGCGGCAAGCCCTACCCCGTTCGAATTGTACATCGTTTCAAACATATCACTGATCAGCTGCTGAAGCTCATCGCTGTTTTCTTGCAATTCTTTGGTTTTCTGGCGCAGCAGGGGGTCGTTGTAGGTAACGATTGGTAAAATCGACATATATCAGATATTCGGGTTTGAGTCTAAAAATTCCTGTAAAAGATAAGCAGCAGCTGCCTGATCCACACGTCCTTTTTCTTCCCTTTTCTTTTTTGGAACACCCGACTCGACCAGAATTTTGCGGGCTTTGCGTGAGGAATACCGTTCATCTTCCCGATGAATTTTGATATCCGGAAACTTCCTGCCCAGTTCCTTAATATACTCCTTCACCAATTCAGTGGAGTGTGTGGGGTCACCCTGGGGCGTGAGCGGCCAACCGACAACGATGCCTTCAATCGGTCCTTCCGACTCAACCTGCCGCCGCACCTCCTGAAAGCTCTCTTCTGGAGAAAAGGTACCGACAGGTGATGCAAAAGATTTAAACAGGTCAGATCTGGCAATTCCAACCCGTTTGCTGCCTACATCAATTCCAAGATATCTACCGTATGCGGCAGTCATTTAGTCATTGCTGCTCTCAAGTTCTTCGAGAGGAGTTTTCAGGAATTTCTTCAACCGTTTACTCGGCTTAAAATGAGTTTTTCTGTGAGCAGGCACATAGATTTCCTCATTGGTTTTCGGATTTCTGGCCCGGGGTTTAGCCTTGGTTTCTTTTACCTCAAAGACTCCAAAATCCCGTAACTCAATCCTGCATGTTGGATCTGCATCCATCATCTTTCCTCTTAGTGCGCCAATTACAGTATCTACCCATGGCTCGGCCTGATTTAAAGGCACATCCATTTCGTCTGCTACAGCTCGTACGATATCACGCTTTGTGTATGTCACCATCTTAATTTATTTAATTTTAAAACAAATACCTTTCTAACCTAAGCACTTTAAAAATAAAGACTTCGCATTAGAAAATTTATTAAATTTTTTTGATTAGGCTTATAGCCAACGTAAGAATTGTGTTATTCGTACCGCATTACATTTTTAACACCTTCAACCCTCTCCAGACGCTGTATAACACGTTCCAGATGATCCAGATCATTAATATAGACGGCAAGTATACCTTCAAACATACCACCTTCACTGCTTACGTTAATGCTTTTCATATTCGTTTGCAGAGATTTTGAGAGTATTTCAGTGAGATCATTCACCAAACCAACCCTGTCTTCACCAATCACTTTCACCCCTCCGAGGAATTGTGTATCGATATTCTTAGACCAGGATACATCAACAATTCGTTCCCCGTCGGTATTCATCAGGTGGTGCGCATTTTTACAGTTCGAGCGGTGAATTTTCACATCCCCGTTCCGGCTGATAAACCCGATCACCTGGTCGCCCGGAATTGGATTGCAGCAATTTGCATATGAGTATTTAACATTACTCAATTCGCCTTCAACCAGCAGTGCTTTATCTTCGCCGACTGATCGGGCTGTTGAAATGTATTCTTCCTGGATCTCTTCTTCAGAGAGCTCTTTATCTTCCGGGTACTCTTTTTCGATCCGGCCTTTACTCTTATACTCTTTTACCTTTTCAAACGGTTTTCCAACGTCAAACGCACCGCTTCCGATCTCATAGAACATATCCTGGGTGGTATCAAACCCAAAAATTTTAGCAACTTTCGTGAGTTCCTGGTCAGTGATTTCAACTTTCCCTTTTTTCGCCCGTTTATCCCAGAGCTCACGACCTTTGTTTGCAACTTTTCGCTCTTTCTGTTTGATGAACTGCCGCAGCCTCGCTTTGGCCTTGTGGGTAACTACATCTTCCATCCAGTCTGGGTTGAGGTTGATCTTGTTCCCCGTGATGATCTCAACCTGGTCACCAATCTTCAGTTTTTGACGAAGCGGAACCATTTTTCCGTTCACTTTCGAAGCGATAGCCCGTTCCCCGATCTCGCTGTGAATCTCAAATGCAAAATCGATGCAGGACGCCCCTTTCGGCAATGTTTTCAGTTCCCCATCCGGGGTAAATACATAAATCTCATCCTGGTAGAGATTCAGCTGGAAATCTTTGACAAATTCCGTTGCCGCATCCGGACGCGGGTTGTCGAGTACATCGCGGACCCACGTCACGAATTTATCAAGCTCACTGCTGCCCCTTTCTTCTCCCTCTTTATATTTCCAGTGAGCGGCAAGGCCGTGTTCGGCAATATCATCCATCTTTCGGGTACGAATCTGCACTTCAACCTTTCGCCCTTTTTTGGTGATCACCGTAGTGTGCAGTGATTGATATCCGTTCGCTTTCGGGACGGAGATAAAGTCTCTGAAACGTTTGGGAATCGGAGTGTACCAGTCGGTAATAATGGAGTAGACGCGCCAGCAATCTTCTTTGGAATGCGGACTCTCAAGAATAACACGAATCGCAAACAGATCGTAGATCTCTTCAAACGGTTTCTGCTGATTCTGCATTTTCCGATAGATAGAGTAGATATGTTTCGGCCGCCCTTTGATTTCGAAATTGAAATTAAAGTTTGAAAGCTCTTCCCGGATCGGCTTCATAAACTCTTCAATGAACTCCTCTCGCGCTTCTTTCTTCTCTTTTAGTTTGCGCGCGATAAATTTGTAGGAATTTGGGTCGATCACTTTAAAACAGAGATCTTCAAACTCATTTTTCATTTTGAACAGACCAAAACGATGGGCAAGCGGCGCATAGAGCTCCATCGTCTCCGTTGCCTTTTTGAACTGTTTTTGCCGGGGCAGGTGGCTGATCGTCCGCATGTTGTGCAGCCGATCAGCAAATTTAATCAGTACCACACGAATATCTTCTGCCATTGAGAGCAGAAGTTTCATAAAGGTTTCAGCCTGTTTTGAATCGCGATTTTCAAAAACACCGGTAATTTTTGTAACACCGTCGATCAGGTGCCCCACCACATCACCAAAAACTTCACGTATATCCTGCAGTTTGATCGAGGTATCTTCAACCGTATCGTGGAGAAGTGCAGCTGCAACCGATTCGTCATCTATCGTAAATTCTGCTGCCATAATTTTGGCAACCTCAACGGGATGAAGGTAGTAAGGTTCGCCTGATGCACGTTTAACATCTTTATGAGAATG from Rhodohalobacter sp. SW132 includes:
- the def gene encoding peptide deformylase, which gives rise to MSILPIVTYNDPLLRQKTKELQENSDELQQLISDMFETMYNSNGVGLAAPQVGLLHRLFVMDADVITEELDEPDRGPKVFINPVILETSPEKVKMEEGCLSIPDVRDDVKRPVDIKVQYLDRDFESHTEDFGGWVSRIIQHEFDHLDGVLFLDYLSGFRTRLHRSALKKIENGEMPTEYPLVSKMSKA
- the ruvX gene encoding Holliday junction resolvase RuvX, whose amino-acid sequence is MTAAYGRYLGIDVGSKRVGIARSDLFKSFASPVGTFSPEESFQEVRRQVESEGPIEGIVVGWPLTPQGDPTHSTELVKEYIKELGRKFPDIKIHREDERYSSRKARKILVESGVPKKKREEKGRVDQAAAAYLLQEFLDSNPNI
- a CDS encoding HU family DNA-binding protein, with product MVTYTKRDIVRAVADEMDVPLNQAEPWVDTVIGALRGKMMDADPTCRIELRDFGVFEVKETKAKPRARNPKTNEEIYVPAHRKTHFKPSKRLKKFLKTPLEELESSND
- a CDS encoding bifunctional (p)ppGpp synthetase/guanosine-3',5'-bis(diphosphate) 3'-pyrophosphohydrolase, which produces MANVDTDISDVIEKLELGKLEQSTLHELLKLCHTHLDETDDELITRAFKLCYHSHKDVKRASGEPYYLHPVEVAKIMAAEFTIDDESVAAALLHDTVEDTSIKLQDIREVFGDVVGHLIDGVTKITGVFENRDSKQAETFMKLLLSMAEDIRVVLIKFADRLHNMRTISHLPRQKQFKKATETMELYAPLAHRFGLFKMKNEFEDLCFKVIDPNSYKFIARKLKEKKEAREEFIEEFMKPIREELSNFNFNFEIKGRPKHIYSIYRKMQNQQKPFEEIYDLFAIRVILESPHSKEDCWRVYSIITDWYTPIPKRFRDFISVPKANGYQSLHTTVITKKGRKVEVQIRTRKMDDIAEHGLAAHWKYKEGEERGSSELDKFVTWVRDVLDNPRPDAATEFVKDFQLNLYQDEIYVFTPDGELKTLPKGASCIDFAFEIHSEIGERAIASKVNGKMVPLRQKLKIGDQVEIITGNKINLNPDWMEDVVTHKAKARLRQFIKQKERKVANKGRELWDKRAKKGKVEITDQELTKVAKIFGFDTTQDMFYEIGSGAFDVGKPFEKVKEYKSKGRIEKEYPEDKELSEEEIQEEYISTARSVGEDKALLVEGELSNVKYSYANCCNPIPGDQVIGFISRNGDVKIHRSNCKNAHHLMNTDGERIVDVSWSKNIDTQFLGGVKVIGEDRVGLVNDLTEILSKSLQTNMKSINVSSEGGMFEGILAVYINDLDHLERVIQRLERVEGVKNVMRYE